A single Salmo trutta chromosome 14, fSalTru1.1, whole genome shotgun sequence DNA region contains:
- the LOC115207379 gene encoding interleukin-17 receptor D, translating to MAARPRLFYLLTTLFLFFNYYSALPATGTKKGNSDKCNYKGLQVQTSSDENGRKLGVTFRTDNCSVNWSPLGKHAIYEVNNVTFSHLSCDSEAAVVVHWMSSPLGIEHVKGFRVYLEDKDPEGKQCQHMILKDPRQLNFSYSNVKMNSQPFPGLAFETDYMVRIVPFPTFMNDSFFPPSFLRTNSCEVLLGPDNLVCKPFWKPKTLNISQRGTNLHVVFDHAPSTFGFTVYYLYYKLRQEGPFRLKRCKPELNLPKTTCVLQDVIPGTYAIELRDDTNTTRRQAQYHVSQAHSLWAGPIRAMAITVPLVIISAFATLFTVMCRKKQQENIYSHLDEESSESSSHTTALNADRPWPRTKVFVCYSTKDCPKHLAVIQSFAFFLQDFCGCEVTLDLWEHLQICKEGQMSWLSRQIDEAHYIITVCSKGLKYYVEKKTRRGKSPARTCPGGGGAAGGGAAAAAANGAELFIVAVAMIAEKLREGCQKDQDLSRFMAIYFDYSHESDVPTVLSLAPKFKLMDQLPQMFSLLHSRQLSLLEREPQPLNISKRNYFRSKSGRSLYVAICNMHQHISLEPDWFERQLMPAPPAPPPKQRDAAGTSSSSSPHMDKFDSGLVLNEVLFKLPSESEGTLKRNVLLTSLPPNLSLAHCSLDRPVGPRPGSSLSQGEIGGLSGASSGLGPLGLGSLRPVVPAQAGDGSASPPEMPRDSGIYDSSVPSSELSIPLMEGLSPDQADSSSLAESESSSSGLGDEEPPAVSSLRCAMATICKAELHQHHLKQSEGLGLPPVPVPPL from the exons ATTGCTCTGTGAACTGGAGCCCATTGGGGAAGCATGCCATCTATGAGGTGAACAATGTGACGTTCAGCCACCTCTCCTGTGACAGCGAGGCTGCTGTGGTGGTCCACTGGATGAGCAGCCCTCTGG GTATAGAGCATGTGAAGGGCTTCAGAGTCTACCTGGAGGATAAGGACCCAGAGGGGAAGCAGTGTCAGCACATGATCCTCAAAGACCCACGACAGCTCAACTTTTCCTACAGCAATGTG aaGATGAACTCTCAGCCTTTCCCTGGCCTGGCCTTTGAGACGGACTACATGGTCCGGATTGTTCCTTTCCCCACCTTCATGAATGACAGCTTCTTCCCGCCGTCCTTCCTGCGCACCAACT CCTGTGAAGTGCTTCTGGGACCCGACAACCTCGTCTGCAAACCAT TTTGGAAGCCCAAGACCCTCAACATCTCTCAGCGGGGCACCAACCTCCATGTTGTCTTTGACCACGCCCCCTCCACCTTCGGCTTCACCGTCTACTACCTGTACTACAAACTACGACAGGAGGGACCCTTCAGGCTCAAACGCTGCAAACCG GAGTTAAATCTGCCCAAAACAACATGTGTTCTTCAAGATGTGATACCAGGAACCTATGCGATTGAG CTGCGAGatgacaccaacaccaccagGAGACAGGCCCAGTACCACGTGAGCCAAG CCCACTCCCTGTGGGCAGGTCCTATCAGAGCCATGGCCATCACTGTTCCTCTGGTCATAATTTCTGCCTTTGCTACACTCTTCACCGTCATGTGCCGTAAGAAACAACAAG agaACATCTACTCCCATCTGGACGAGGAGAGCTCTGAGTCATCGTCTCACACCACAGCTCTGAATGCAGACAGGCCCTGGCCCCGGACCAAGGTGTTTGTCTGCTATTCCACTAAGGACTGCCCCAAACACCTCGCTGTCATACAGAGCTTCGCCTTCTTCCTCCAGGACTTCTGTGGCTGTGAG GTGACTCTGGACCTATGGGAGCACCTGCAGATCTGTAAGGAGGGCCAGATGTCCTGGCTGAGCCGGCAGATAGACGAGGCTCACTACATCATCACTGTCTGCTCCAAGGGCCTCAAGTACTACGTAGAGAAGAAAACCCGCAGAGGGAAATCACCAGCCAGAACTTGCCCTGGag GTGGTGGAGCAGCAGGTGGTGGAGCAGCAGCGGCAGCTGCAAATGGAGCAGAGCTCTTCATCGTTGCCGTGGCAATGATCGCAGAGAAGCTTCGCGAGGGTTGCCAGAAAGACCAGGACCTGTCTCGTTTCATGGCCATCTACTTCGACTACTCCCACGAGAGTGATGTCCCCACTGTGCTGAGCCTGGCTCCCAAGTTCAAGCTCATGGATCAGCTCCCTCAGATGTTCAGCCTCCTCCACTCTCGACAGCTCAGTTTACTGGAGCGCGAACCGCAGCCTCTCAACATCAGCAAGAGGAACTACTTCCGGAGCAAGTCGGGACGGTCTCTATACGTAGCCATCTGTAACATGCACCAGCACATTTCTCTGGAGCCTGATTGGTTCGAGAGGCAGCTGATGCCTGCCCCCCCAGCCCCGCCTCCGAAGCAGCGTGATGCCGCCGGAACGTCTTCGTCATCATCACCTCACATGGATAAGTTTGACTCTGGGCTGGTGCTCAATGAGGTTCTGTTTAAGTTGCCATCAGAAAGTGAGGGTACTCTGAAGAGGAATGTGCTGCTCACGTCTCTCCCACCCAACCTCAGTCTGGCCCACTGCTCCCTGGACAGACCTGTGGGGCCTAGGCCCGGCTCCAGCCTCTCTCAGGGGGAGATCGGGGGGCTGTCGGGGGCCTCATCTGGTCTGGGTCCTCTGGGTCTGGGGTCTCTGAGGCCTGTGGTCCCTGCCCAGGCTGGGGACGGCTCGGCCAGTCCTCCAGAGATGCCCAGGGACTCTGGGATCTATGATTCGTCAGTGCCTTCCTCTGAGCTGTCCATCCCCCTCATGGAGGGCCTGTCACCTGACCAGGCTGACTCCTCCTCACTGGCCGAAAGCGAATCATCTTCTTCCGGACTGG GTGATGAGGAGCCACCTGCTGTCAGCTCTCTGCGCTGTGCCATGGCAACCATCTGTAAAGCTGAGCTCCACCAACACCATCTAAAGCAGTCTGAAGGACTGGGGCTCCCTCCTGTCCCTGTTCCTCCCTTGTAG